The following proteins are co-located in the uncultured Propionivibrio sp. genome:
- a CDS encoding H-NS histone family protein has translation MTISYKEALENFKKAEEALENARLAELKTIIGDIKAKIAEYNLSAEDLGFRSGAKKAGIVKKGTPKFANPANSNDTWSGKGRKPAWVVQHLAKGRSIDELLISK, from the coding sequence ATGACGATTTCTTATAAGGAAGCGCTGGAGAATTTCAAGAAAGCGGAAGAGGCTTTGGAAAACGCCCGATTGGCTGAATTGAAAACCATCATCGGCGATATCAAGGCAAAAATTGCGGAATACAACCTTAGCGCAGAAGATCTTGGATTCCGTTCTGGTGCGAAAAAAGCCGGTATCGTGAAAAAAGGCACGCCTAAATTCGCCAATCCCGCCAATTCCAACGACACGTGGAGTGGCAAGGGGCGTAAGCCTGCGTGGGTTGTTCAGCACCTTGCCAAGGGGCGCTCCATCGATGAATTGCTGATATCGAAATAA
- the pgsA gene encoding CDP-diacylglycerol--glycerol-3-phosphate 3-phosphatidyltransferase has product MPFNLPIFLTWLRILLIPLMVAVYYVPLPWVQPAGRDLAATVIFVIAAATDWLDGYLARRWNETSAFGAFLDPVADKLMVAAALIILVWLDRVDAIFAIIIIGREITISALREWMAEIGARKSVAVSMIGKIKTMAQMVSIPLLLYHAPVAGLDTRFWGTWLMVVAAILTLWSMAYYLRMAWPHLSESR; this is encoded by the coding sequence ATGCCATTCAATCTTCCCATTTTTCTGACATGGTTGCGGATCCTCCTGATTCCTCTCATGGTTGCCGTGTATTACGTGCCGTTGCCCTGGGTTCAGCCGGCCGGCCGCGATCTGGCGGCGACAGTGATCTTCGTCATCGCGGCAGCGACCGACTGGCTCGACGGTTATCTTGCCCGGCGCTGGAACGAAACCTCCGCTTTTGGCGCGTTCCTGGACCCCGTTGCCGATAAGTTGATGGTCGCCGCAGCATTGATCATTCTGGTGTGGCTTGATCGTGTCGATGCAATTTTCGCCATCATCATCATTGGACGGGAAATAACGATTTCGGCGTTGCGTGAATGGATGGCTGAAATTGGCGCAAGAAAAAGCGTGGCCGTTTCAATGATCGGAAAAATCAAGACCATGGCGCAGATGGTATCGATTCCGCTGTTGCTCTATCACGCTCCGGTCGCCGGACTCGACACTCGTTTCTGGGGAACCTGGTTGATGGTGGTTGCCGCAATACTGACGCTCTGGTCGATGGCGTACTACTTGCGAATGGCATGGCCGCACCTTTCGGAAAGTCGCTAG
- a CDS encoding DUF1178 family protein has product MIIFDLTCDLGHTFEGWFQSQENYEDQLEKGLISCPHCGSSDIRRIPSAVHVSRKSASAPGVEHGEKASQEDMLALLSKVISAVIANTEDVGSHFSEEARRIHYSESPVRAIRGEATFEEFENLRDEGIDVLMLPSLRKEEIH; this is encoded by the coding sequence ATGATTATTTTTGATTTAACCTGTGATCTTGGGCATACCTTTGAAGGTTGGTTTCAATCCCAGGAGAACTACGAAGATCAGCTCGAAAAAGGGCTGATTTCCTGCCCGCATTGCGGATCCAGCGATATACGGCGTATTCCTTCGGCCGTACATGTTTCTCGCAAATCAGCATCAGCACCTGGCGTCGAGCATGGCGAAAAGGCAAGCCAGGAAGACATGCTTGCATTGCTCTCGAAAGTCATTTCGGCGGTAATCGCGAATACAGAGGATGTCGGCAGCCATTTTTCCGAGGAAGCCAGGCGTATTCACTACAGCGAGTCGCCGGTGCGGGCTATTCGCGGCGAGGCAACGTTTGAGGAATTCGAGAATCTTCGCGACGAAGGCATTGATGTTTTAATGCTTCCGTCCTTAAGAAAAGAAGAAATTCACTAA
- a CDS encoding YDG domain-containing protein: MSANRYRFVFIRHVGSPVRASVMSSSRGHGNAALIVARPGFCRVSLRPLAVALALAFAGGGLAAPPLPVGGQVVGGSGSISQSGTTLTVQQNSARLSANWQSFDIAAGHSVVFIQPSANAVALNRVLGGSRSEIYGNLSANGQVFLINPNGVLFRKTAEVNVGSLLATTRDISDTDFMAGRYRFTDTGGKGDVVNQGNLKAVDGGFVVLAGTRVSNEGTISATGGTVALAAGETIALDLDSGGQLKVRVDGAVLQALTENRGLIEADGGQVFLTARGKDMLQSSAINLTGVIRARGIREKNGVVVLDGGDDGAVLVDGGRIDVSSDTGHGGTAVVSGRLIGVVDGALIDAAGRDGGGRVIIGGDLLGKVSEILSVRLADRTVVDGSARIRIGAALGDGGFVETSGRCVAIDGTIDGASAGTAGRWLIDPLNVTIGAADANGSWSGGAPNIFTPSATGSTVSAASIQTALNAGTAVEVTTGSTGSEAGDITLLSSITKTAGGDTSLTLTAAGSINTNGGINVTSGQLATTFNANGGTISGSGGINTNGGLLTLNAASGFGILNSVISGTGGLRKTGAGTQVIMVGFYTGATTVNAGTLQVGFGASGNSISAASAVTVDAGATMAWNSANNSTPVTIGNALSGAGTVLLKGSNNSSHTGYSTYSLTGNNAGFSGTLVLNSAMLAGVTAQSQLGTAAIDVQTNSTLGLTGATIANAITVENGAGWYASNGYVYGALRLEGNNTLNGNIITRQTGPTLGDVSGANTTVGSYGGGNSTINGVISGPGGFSMSHATGGDDTTKATTNITLAGNQSNTYGGKTVVDGQGGVISLILAKTGGAVAIPGGTTVQMGNRSDTAGGANLRMGADNQFGPGVVLNMVGSAWGVNVDLLGTSQTLAGITGGTASALAPGFIENQGVDNVVPAGKVYDGLLAASGSTLSASVTGGLVNDDTASLNTAGQSLAFDSAHAGERTINVTGVSTVSVIGGGAGLKDGTAGNATAGQTADYSFISPSVASATATISPKPLAATTTISAVDKVYDGTTLATGSSFTSSVTSGLINGDTAVLNTTGQSLAFDSAHAGSRTVGATGTAVLGPVTGMGSGARDGSSPGNEVAGQNSDYNLMPFVCTPATASITPKTLTLTGASISGADKTYDGLVAATGSTLVTGTVTGFVGADTGAADPGALSLVFNSEHVTAATTISATGNVDYTLNGAARGTGSGTSVGNEVAGLRSDYSFTPPPIAPVAGNITPRGIAAVTGITAEDKRFDASTAAILNTSGASFSGMVAGDALTVSTATGDFDTASPGTNKTVSIVGIALGGASASDYRLLDTTATTFADILPTPVASVETITSSITPTSAVIGLALGQNVAAPVDTALVVVPAIKEGPAASGTQYRITVTESAESKPLLLANDAIGQSGHLRCVGGALRVPNNVRQTVAPCTSGGE, encoded by the coding sequence ATGAGCGCCAATCGTTATCGGTTCGTCTTCATTCGGCACGTCGGTAGTCCTGTTCGTGCTTCCGTAATGTCGTCATCGCGGGGGCATGGCAATGCGGCCCTGATCGTGGCCAGGCCGGGTTTTTGCCGCGTATCCCTGCGTCCTCTGGCAGTGGCGCTGGCTCTCGCTTTCGCCGGCGGCGGGCTGGCGGCACCGCCCCTGCCGGTCGGCGGACAGGTTGTCGGCGGATCAGGCAGCATCAGCCAGAGTGGCACGACACTGACGGTGCAACAGAACAGCGCCCGCCTGTCGGCCAACTGGCAGAGTTTCGACATTGCTGCGGGGCACAGCGTCGTCTTTATCCAGCCCTCGGCGAATGCGGTGGCGCTGAACCGGGTGCTGGGCGGCAGTCGTTCGGAAATTTACGGCAATCTCAGCGCCAACGGGCAGGTCTTCCTGATCAATCCCAATGGCGTGCTGTTCCGCAAGACGGCGGAAGTCAATGTCGGTAGCTTGCTGGCGACGACGCGAGACATCTCGGACACCGACTTCATGGCCGGCCGGTATCGCTTCACCGATACCGGCGGCAAGGGAGACGTGGTCAACCAGGGCAATCTCAAGGCGGTCGACGGCGGCTTTGTCGTGTTGGCTGGAACGCGGGTATCGAACGAGGGAACGATCAGCGCGACGGGAGGGACGGTGGCGCTGGCGGCGGGCGAGACGATCGCGCTGGATCTGGACAGTGGCGGCCAGCTCAAGGTCAGGGTGGACGGTGCGGTGCTTCAGGCACTGACCGAAAACCGCGGGCTGATCGAAGCCGACGGCGGCCAGGTATTCCTGACCGCACGCGGCAAGGATATGCTGCAAAGCAGCGCGATCAACCTCACGGGCGTCATCCGTGCGCGCGGCATTCGCGAGAAGAACGGCGTGGTGGTGCTCGATGGCGGGGACGACGGCGCCGTGTTGGTCGACGGCGGCCGCATCGATGTCTCGAGCGACACCGGGCATGGCGGCACGGCGGTGGTGTCCGGTCGCCTCATCGGCGTCGTCGATGGCGCGCTGATTGATGCCGCCGGGCGCGACGGCGGCGGCCGCGTCATCATCGGCGGCGATCTGCTCGGCAAGGTATCGGAGATTCTGTCGGTACGATTGGCCGATCGCACGGTGGTCGATGGCAGCGCCCGCATCCGGATCGGCGCAGCGCTTGGCGACGGCGGCTTCGTCGAAACCTCCGGCCGCTGCGTCGCCATCGACGGCACGATTGACGGGGCTTCCGCGGGCACCGCCGGTCGCTGGCTGATCGATCCGCTGAACGTCACCATTGGCGCGGCCGATGCCAACGGGTCCTGGTCGGGCGGTGCGCCGAACATATTTACGCCGAGCGCGACCGGCTCGACGGTCTCGGCCGCGTCGATCCAGACCGCCTTGAATGCCGGCACGGCGGTGGAAGTCACCACCGGCAGCACCGGTTCGGAAGCCGGCGACATCACGCTTTTGAGCAGCATTACCAAGACGGCCGGCGGTGACACCTCGCTGACGCTGACTGCTGCCGGCAGCATCAATACCAACGGAGGCATCAACGTGACGAGCGGCCAGCTCGCGACGACCTTCAACGCCAATGGCGGCACTATTTCGGGGAGCGGCGGCATCAACACCAACGGGGGCCTGCTCACCTTGAATGCTGCGTCGGGCTTCGGCATTCTGAACAGCGTCATTTCCGGCACCGGCGGCTTGAGGAAAACCGGTGCCGGCACGCAAGTCATCATGGTTGGTTTCTATACCGGCGCGACGACGGTCAATGCCGGGACCTTGCAGGTGGGGTTCGGCGCCTCGGGCAATTCGATTTCGGCGGCGTCAGCGGTGACGGTCGATGCCGGTGCGACGATGGCATGGAACAGTGCTAACAATTCAACTCCCGTCACCATCGGCAACGCCTTGAGCGGTGCCGGCACAGTGCTGTTGAAAGGGTCAAACAATTCGTCACACACGGGATACAGCACTTATTCACTCACCGGCAACAACGCCGGTTTTAGCGGCACACTGGTACTCAACAGCGCCATGCTGGCGGGCGTCACGGCGCAAAGCCAGTTGGGGACGGCCGCGATCGATGTGCAGACGAATTCGACGCTTGGACTGACCGGCGCGACGATCGCCAACGCGATTACCGTCGAGAATGGCGCCGGTTGGTATGCATCCAATGGATACGTCTATGGCGCCCTTCGGCTTGAAGGCAACAATACGCTCAATGGCAACATCATCACCCGGCAGACCGGGCCGACGTTGGGTGATGTTAGTGGCGCCAACACCACGGTCGGCAGTTATGGCGGCGGCAACAGCACGATCAATGGCGTGATTTCGGGGCCGGGCGGCTTTTCAATGAGCCATGCGACAGGCGGCGACGACACGACGAAGGCAACGACAAACATCACGCTGGCCGGCAACCAGTCGAACACCTATGGCGGCAAGACAGTGGTGGATGGGCAAGGCGGTGTTATCAGCCTGATCCTTGCCAAGACCGGCGGCGCCGTCGCCATTCCTGGCGGCACCACCGTGCAGATGGGCAATCGATCCGACACCGCTGGAGGGGCCAATCTGCGCATGGGGGCCGACAATCAGTTCGGCCCGGGTGTCGTGTTGAATATGGTGGGATCCGCCTGGGGCGTCAACGTCGATCTTCTCGGCACTTCGCAGACTCTGGCGGGCATTACCGGCGGCACGGCAAGCGCGCTCGCCCCAGGCTTTATCGAGAACCAGGGCGTCGACAATGTCGTGCCGGCGGGCAAGGTCTACGACGGTCTGCTGGCGGCAAGCGGATCAACGCTCTCAGCCAGCGTGACGGGCGGACTGGTCAACGACGACACGGCAAGTTTGAATACCGCCGGTCAGTCGCTGGCTTTCGACAGCGCGCACGCCGGCGAACGGACCATTAACGTCACCGGCGTATCGACGGTATCGGTCATCGGTGGCGGGGCCGGACTCAAGGACGGTACGGCAGGCAATGCGACGGCCGGTCAAACCGCCGACTACAGCTTCATATCGCCATCGGTGGCTTCGGCAACGGCGACGATCTCGCCAAAGCCCCTGGCGGCGACAACGACGATCTCTGCAGTGGATAAGGTTTATGACGGCACCACGCTGGCGACGGGATCCAGCTTCACAAGCAGCGTGACAAGCGGACTGATCAACGGCGATACGGCGGTGCTGAACACCACCGGTCAGTCGCTGGCTTTCGACAGTGCGCACGCCGGCAGCAGGACCGTTGGCGCCACCGGTACCGCAGTACTGGGACCGGTGACAGGCATGGGATCCGGAGCCAGGGACGGTAGTTCACCGGGCAATGAGGTGGCCGGCCAAAACAGCGACTACAACCTGATGCCCTTCGTGTGCACACCGGCAACGGCAAGCATCACGCCCAAGACCCTGACGCTCACTGGCGCATCGATCAGCGGCGCCGACAAGACGTATGACGGACTCGTCGCCGCAACCGGGTCGACGCTTGTAACGGGAACGGTGACGGGGTTTGTCGGAGCCGACACCGGCGCTGCCGATCCAGGCGCCCTGTCGCTGGTCTTCAATAGCGAGCACGTTACGGCGGCGACCACCATTTCAGCAACAGGTAACGTTGATTACACGCTCAACGGTGCTGCCCGCGGGACCGGTAGTGGCACATCCGTGGGTAACGAGGTGGCCGGCTTGCGCAGCGACTATAGCTTTACACCACCGCCCATAGCCCCCGTGGCCGGCAATATCACGCCAAGAGGAATTGCCGCGGTAACTGGCATTACGGCCGAGGACAAGCGTTTCGACGCGAGTACTGCGGCGATCTTGAACACGTCCGGCGCCAGTTTCTCCGGCATGGTAGCGGGCGACGCCCTGACCGTCTCCACAGCAACCGGAGACTTTGACACCGCCTCGCCGGGAACGAACAAGACCGTCTCCATTGTCGGCATCGCGCTGGGCGGCGCCAGTGCCAGCGATTACCGTTTGCTCGATACGACGGCGACAACGTTTGCCGATATTCTGCCAACCCCCGTTGCCAGCGTCGAAACGATCACTTCGTCCATCACACCCACCAGTGCGGTCATCGGCCTGGCATTAGGCCAGAATGTCGCAGCACCGGTCGACACCGCGCTGGTCGTGGTTCCGGCAATCAAAGAAGGGCCTGCGGCGAGCGGAACACAATACCGGATCACGGTGACCGAAAGTGCGGAATCGAAACCTTTGCTGTTAGCGAACGATGCAATCGGGCAATCCGGCCATCTGCGTTGTGTCGGCGGTGCTTTGCGGGTCCCGAATAATGTTCGTCAGACGGTCGCGCCGTGTACATCGGGCGGAGAATGA
- a CDS encoding ShlB/FhaC/HecB family hemolysin secretion/activation protein, whose protein sequence is MSVVRLKNYRRRDAKIAEIVIGTVAINVLEGKVDHGRIGESAGYAPDVLQRFLDQSLCGRATPDCAGVPMQRAPIDRAIGIIADLPGVNSVGGTLSPGGPIGTSDLTLDATADPDRVWTIGVDNFGNRYIGRDRVSTGVRMNNPTGIGDRLIADLITSGRGMSNGYLEYSLPIGYAGWRTGLSATHSVYKLGAPFDLTDSHGKADILSPYLAYPLIRSQDKNLYFRGSYSAKWLEDDVLDSAFKKREHAFSLGLNGDTVDGLLGGGANGYALSYGRGRITLAGTASPAGVPNNSGDFDKINYSLWRDQTLGYFNSSTTRLSLYGALRGQSANRNLDSVEKFTLGGPGGVRAYPVGEAIGDEGKLATLELRYSTSVTAFGGSNLTLALFRDQGWLTVNHRPWAGYTGPATRQLHGNGVGIEFSRRNAFAWKLVWAVRDRGGELPTSDDTNRNRFWLQGSLIF, encoded by the coding sequence ATGAGTGTCGTTAGATTGAAGAACTACCGGCGGAGAGACGCCAAGATTGCTGAAATAGTAATCGGTACCGTCGCCATCAACGTGCTCGAAGGCAAGGTGGACCACGGCCGGATCGGTGAATCAGCCGGTTATGCTCCTGACGTCTTGCAGCGCTTCCTCGATCAAAGCCTGTGCGGGCGCGCGACGCCCGATTGTGCCGGCGTGCCCATGCAACGCGCGCCGATCGATCGTGCGATCGGGATCATTGCCGATCTGCCGGGCGTCAATAGTGTCGGTGGAACACTGTCGCCGGGCGGTCCGATCGGCACCAGCGACCTGACCCTCGATGCCACCGCCGATCCGGATCGCGTCTGGACCATCGGCGTCGACAATTTCGGCAACCGCTACATCGGTCGCGACCGCGTCAGTACGGGCGTGCGGATGAACAACCCGACGGGGATCGGCGACCGTCTGATCGCCGACCTGATCACTTCAGGTCGAGGCATGAGCAACGGCTACCTCGAATACAGCCTGCCGATCGGTTACGCCGGCTGGCGGACCGGCTTGAGCGCCACCCACTCCGTCTACAAACTTGGGGCGCCCTTCGACCTCACCGATTCGCACGGCAAGGCCGACATCCTCTCGCCCTACCTCGCCTACCCGCTCATCCGCAGCCAGGATAAAAATCTCTATTTTCGCGGCAGCTACAGCGCCAAATGGTTGGAAGACGATGTGCTCGACAGCGCTTTCAAGAAGCGCGAGCATGCATTCTCGCTCGGACTCAATGGCGACACGGTCGACGGCCTCTTAGGTGGCGGCGCCAACGGTTATGCCCTCAGCTACGGTCGCGGCCGCATCACGCTTGCCGGCACCGCTTCTCCTGCCGGCGTTCCCAACAACTCGGGCGATTTCGACAAGATCAACTACAGCCTTTGGCGTGACCAGACCCTGGGCTATTTCAACAGTTCCACGACCCGTTTGAGCCTGTACGGGGCGTTGCGCGGGCAAAGCGCCAACCGCAATCTGGACTCCGTCGAGAAGTTCACCTTGGGCGGACCCGGTGGCGTGCGGGCCTATCCGGTCGGAGAAGCGATCGGCGACGAAGGCAAACTGGCCACGCTGGAACTGCGTTACTCGACCAGCGTCACGGCCTTCGGCGGCAGCAACCTGACCCTGGCGCTGTTCCGCGACCAGGGCTGGCTGACGGTGAACCATCGCCCGTGGGCAGGCTACACCGGCCCTGCAACCCGCCAGCTGCACGGCAATGGCGTCGGCATCGAGTTTTCGCGACGCAACGCCTTCGCCTGGAAGCTGGTATGGGCGGTTCGCGATCGTGGCGGCGAGCTGCCCACCTCGGACGACACCAACCGCAACCGCTTCTGGCTGCAAGGAAGCCTCATCTTCTGA
- the uvrC gene encoding excinuclease ABC subunit UvrC, with protein MDEKETTQEQGIESMFDAKKFLSTLTELPGVYRMLDNKGAVLYVGKAKNLRKRVSSYFRENLSSPRIELMVKQIAAIETTVTQSEAEALLLENNLIKSLSPRYNILFRDDKSYPYIVITHDRFPRLAFYRGQTDRKSEYFGPFPSSVAVRESINLLQRMFRLRTCEDSVFSNRSRPCLLYQIKRCSGPCVDLIDEERYKQEVRMAGLFLQGRHQEIVGQLMQAMEVAANELAFERAAIYRDQIQSLRQVQSKQFIESTKGEDVDIVVIVEAGGLFCVNLAMIRGGRHLGDKPLFPEHVSDNSASTILEAFLLQHYATHPVPARIYLNRAVEGSETSESLDLLAGRKLPLLSAKSTMHKTWVLMAEKNAELAIATRLSDADRHAIRLTALFEFLDVEREEGGEIRIECFDISHTQGESPVASCVVYLGDRMCPREYRRFNITDVQPGDDYAAIHQAVQRRYAKVLTGESVAPTLILIDGGKGQLAMAVDALNELGLAHLVVIGVAKGEGRKPGLESLIFPDGREPVQLAPEHPALHLIQEIRDEAHRFAVSGHRARRSKSRQGSLLDEIGGVGPRRRKALLAHFGSLQGLRSAGIEQISTIQGISRELAERIYKALH; from the coding sequence ATGGACGAGAAGGAAACAACGCAAGAGCAAGGTATCGAGTCGATGTTTGACGCCAAAAAATTTCTGTCGACGCTGACGGAATTGCCCGGTGTCTATCGCATGCTCGACAACAAGGGTGCCGTTCTCTATGTTGGCAAGGCCAAAAATCTCAGGAAGCGGGTTTCTTCGTATTTCCGCGAAAACCTCTCAAGCCCTCGCATCGAGTTGATGGTCAAACAGATCGCAGCGATCGAAACGACCGTCACGCAATCCGAAGCCGAGGCACTCCTGCTCGAAAATAATCTGATCAAGAGCCTGTCGCCGCGCTACAACATCCTCTTTCGTGATGACAAGTCGTATCCGTACATCGTCATCACGCATGACCGTTTCCCGCGCCTTGCCTTCTACCGCGGCCAGACAGACCGCAAATCCGAGTACTTCGGCCCATTCCCGTCATCGGTCGCGGTGCGCGAAAGTATCAACCTGCTGCAACGGATGTTCCGCCTGCGCACCTGCGAAGACTCTGTATTCAGCAATCGCTCCCGCCCCTGTCTGCTTTACCAGATCAAACGATGCTCGGGGCCGTGTGTCGATCTCATCGACGAGGAGCGCTACAAGCAGGAGGTCCGGATGGCAGGCCTTTTCCTTCAGGGCCGACATCAGGAAATCGTCGGCCAGTTGATGCAAGCCATGGAGGTTGCCGCGAACGAACTGGCATTCGAGCGGGCGGCCATCTACCGCGACCAGATTCAGTCGTTGCGGCAGGTGCAAAGCAAGCAGTTCATTGAAAGCACCAAGGGGGAAGACGTCGATATCGTCGTCATCGTCGAGGCGGGGGGACTCTTCTGCGTCAACCTCGCCATGATTCGTGGTGGCCGTCATCTGGGTGACAAGCCGCTGTTTCCGGAACACGTCAGTGACAATTCGGCGAGTACCATCCTCGAAGCCTTCCTGTTGCAACATTACGCCACGCATCCGGTGCCGGCGCGCATCTATCTCAACCGCGCCGTTGAGGGAAGCGAGACCAGCGAAAGCCTGGATCTGCTGGCGGGAAGGAAACTGCCTCTACTCTCCGCCAAGTCGACAATGCATAAGACATGGGTGCTGATGGCGGAAAAAAATGCGGAACTGGCGATCGCAACTCGACTCAGCGATGCCGATCGTCATGCCATCCGCCTCACCGCGTTGTTCGAATTCCTCGATGTCGAACGGGAAGAGGGCGGCGAAATCCGGATTGAATGCTTCGATATCAGTCACACGCAAGGAGAGTCTCCGGTCGCTTCGTGCGTTGTCTATCTCGGCGATCGCATGTGCCCACGCGAGTACCGGCGGTTCAACATCACCGATGTGCAGCCGGGAGACGACTACGCGGCGATTCATCAGGCGGTGCAACGCCGCTATGCAAAGGTGCTGACCGGGGAATCGGTTGCGCCAACACTGATTCTGATCGATGGCGGCAAGGGGCAACTCGCCATGGCCGTCGATGCGCTAAATGAACTCGGGCTGGCGCATTTGGTGGTGATCGGCGTGGCGAAGGGAGAAGGGCGGAAGCCCGGGCTGGAATCCCTCATTTTCCCGGACGGTCGCGAACCGGTACAATTGGCGCCGGAGCATCCGGCGCTTCATCTCATCCAGGAAATCCGGGACGAGGCGCATCGATTTGCAGTATCTGGTCATCGTGCCCGCCGCAGCAAGAGTCGTCAGGGCTCGCTGCTGGATGAGATCGGCGGCGTCGGGCCTAGAAGACGCAAGGCATTATTGGCGCACTTCGGTAGTCTGCAAGGACTCCGGAGTGCTGGAATTGAGCAGATTTCGACGATTCAGGGCATCAGTCGTGAGTTGGCGGAACGTATTTACAAGGCGCTTCACTGA